One Psychrobacillus glaciei genomic region harbors:
- a CDS encoding ABC transporter ATP-binding protein has translation MKSLGKLLPYIKPYTLFAILGPLLMCIEVAMDLLQPTIMQHIIDVGITNNDNAYVIRLGLLMLLTAFIGLIGGAGSSIFSTKAAVNFAADIRRDVFKKTEQFSSKNTDSFGAGKLITIVTNDVTAVQQALMMTLRIFVRGPLLFIGAVFIVWFTARDLFPVLLVAIPILMVLIYYFSSQSGKLFEKVQKAMDQVNTKLQETFAGIRVIKAFDRQDYEIETFKTVNDTLTKRNMSAEQVILALMPIMLFVVNIGVVVGMWMGAIKVNEGTLQVGVILAFINYLNIIMNGLMTSSHVLMQITRSFTSANRIQQVLQTEIDIQEPEISISSPKIKGEVEFKDVNFSYSKNGEYVLKNISFQAKAGETIGIIGSTGSGKSTLLKLIPRLYDPDSGEVLIDGVNLKEYPLGMLRGSIGFVPQKAMLFSGEIEDNLRYGKEEASITEMEEAAQSAAASEFIEKLDGQFAHELMQGATNLSGGQKQRLSMTRAFIRKPKILILDDSTSAIDALSEASVQQALKHSHSDTTVFIISAKVSSIIDADQILVIDDGTIEASGTHEELLVRSNVYRGIYQTQTGKEVLSYE, from the coding sequence ATGAAATCCCTAGGTAAATTACTTCCATACATAAAGCCGTATACATTATTTGCGATTTTAGGACCGCTTTTAATGTGTATTGAAGTAGCGATGGATTTGCTGCAACCAACGATTATGCAACATATTATTGATGTGGGAATTACGAATAATGATAATGCTTATGTTATTAGACTTGGCCTATTAATGCTTCTGACTGCTTTTATTGGATTAATTGGCGGGGCTGGTAGTTCTATTTTCAGTACGAAAGCAGCCGTCAATTTTGCGGCGGATATTCGTCGCGATGTTTTCAAAAAAACGGAACAGTTTTCGAGTAAAAATACGGATTCATTTGGTGCTGGGAAACTAATCACAATCGTAACCAACGATGTAACAGCTGTTCAGCAAGCATTAATGATGACGTTGCGCATTTTTGTACGTGGTCCACTGTTGTTTATAGGAGCAGTGTTTATCGTTTGGTTTACAGCACGTGATTTGTTTCCTGTATTATTAGTGGCAATTCCTATTTTAATGGTTTTAATTTATTATTTTTCATCACAATCAGGCAAATTGTTCGAGAAAGTGCAAAAAGCAATGGATCAAGTGAATACAAAGTTACAAGAAACATTCGCAGGTATTCGGGTAATCAAAGCATTTGACCGGCAGGATTATGAAATTGAAACGTTTAAAACAGTGAACGACACGTTAACGAAGCGAAATATGTCTGCCGAACAAGTCATTTTGGCGTTAATGCCAATTATGCTTTTTGTCGTGAACATTGGCGTTGTTGTAGGAATGTGGATGGGAGCGATAAAAGTAAATGAAGGGACGTTGCAAGTAGGCGTTATTCTTGCTTTTATTAACTACTTAAATATTATTATGAATGGGCTAATGACGAGTAGCCACGTATTGATGCAAATTACGCGTTCCTTTACTTCGGCCAATCGGATTCAGCAGGTACTTCAAACGGAAATTGATATTCAAGAACCGGAAATATCCATCTCGTCTCCAAAAATTAAAGGTGAAGTAGAATTTAAAGACGTAAATTTTAGTTATAGTAAAAACGGGGAGTATGTACTAAAAAATATTTCGTTCCAGGCAAAAGCGGGAGAGACAATTGGTATTATAGGTTCTACTGGCAGTGGGAAATCTACGCTACTCAAACTAATTCCGCGCCTTTATGACCCTGACTCTGGTGAAGTTCTAATAGATGGTGTCAATCTAAAGGAATATCCACTAGGGATGCTAAGAGGGTCCATTGGTTTTGTCCCACAAAAAGCTATGCTGTTTTCGGGAGAAATTGAAGATAATTTACGCTATGGAAAAGAAGAAGCGTCCATTACAGAAATGGAAGAAGCGGCACAATCTGCTGCAGCAAGTGAATTTATTGAAAAATTGGATGGGCAGTTTGCTCATGAACTAATGCAAGGAGCGACGAATCTTTCAGGAGGTCAAAAACAGCGTCTGTCGATGACTCGGGCTTTTATACGTAAGCCGAAAATTTTGATATTAGATGATTCGACCTCGGCAATTGATGCTTTATCGGAGGCATCGGTTCAACAAGCATTAAAACATAGTCATTCAGATACGACTGTGTTCATTATTTCAGCGA
- a CDS encoding PadR family transcriptional regulator, whose protein sequence is MKRRRGFVQMAILHLLGEEPMHGYQIMKELESRSGGLYSASAGTVYPALQELMERDMIDLDPGSDKKTYFMKEKGTERLNEFVDRREGEFWSEWEARWVWQNSEEAVQLKETMDLWEAELRKAIKQARRSSESSSKLINFIKEITERIQRENQ, encoded by the coding sequence ATGAAAAGGCGGAGAGGGTTTGTGCAGATGGCGATTCTGCATTTACTTGGGGAAGAACCGATGCATGGATATCAAATTATGAAGGAATTAGAAAGTAGGTCGGGAGGACTTTATTCGGCAAGTGCTGGCACGGTTTATCCTGCGCTTCAAGAATTAATGGAGCGGGATATGATAGATCTCGATCCTGGATCAGATAAGAAGACCTACTTTATGAAAGAAAAAGGGACAGAACGCTTAAACGAATTTGTAGACCGAAGAGAAGGTGAATTCTGGAGTGAGTGGGAGGCGCGATGGGTTTGGCAAAATTCTGAAGAGGCTGTCCAACTTAAGGAAACGATGGATTTATGGGAAGCTGAACTAAGAAAAGCAATCAAACAAGCACGTCGAAGTTCTGAAAGTTCTTCAAAGTTAATTAATTTTATAAAAGAAATAACTGAACGTATACAGAGAGAAAACCAATAG